A genomic region of Arvicola amphibius chromosome 7, mArvAmp1.2, whole genome shotgun sequence contains the following coding sequences:
- the LOC119819753 gene encoding orexigenic neuropeptide QRFP, whose translation MRSLRSLPYLLLLPLSACFPLLDRTGPADVGDVRAKMSRVHLPEGRRPHSVRGPSPWPRVPQPQALLVVAKELQASRREHTGFRLGRQDGSSQAAGFLPTDSQKASGPLGTLAEELSSYSRRKGGFSFRFGR comes from the coding sequence ATGAGGAGCCTCCGCTCTTTGCCTTACCTCCTCTTGCTGCCACTGAGTGCCTGCTTTCCCCTGCTGGACAGAACGGGACCTGCAGACGTCGGTGATGTCAGAGCCAAGATGAGCAGGGTCCACCTGCCTGAGGGACGCAGACCCCACTCAGTGCGAGGTCCTTCCCCGTGGCCGAGAGTACCACAGCCACAGGCCTTGCTTGTGGTGGCCAAGGAACTGCAGGCCTCACGCAGGGAACACACCGGCTTCCGCCTAGGGAGGCAGGATGGCAGCAGCCAGGCTGCAGGGTTCCTGCCTACTGACTCACAGAAGGCCAGCGGCCCCCTGGGGACCCTGGCAGAGGAGCTCAGCAGCTatagcaggaggaagggaggcttCAGCTTTCGCTTTGGCCGGTGA